A genome region from Vanessa cardui chromosome 24, ilVanCard2.1, whole genome shotgun sequence includes the following:
- the LOC124540178 gene encoding mitogen-activated protein kinase 15, translating to MSQIQANAKRDEKKKDVQNKVSKKSPEKNMSEIDEHILKRFDIKKRLGKGAYGIVWKAIDRKTKDVVAIKKIFDAFRNQTDAQRTFREIIFLQSFRNHPNIVKLHSIHRALNNRDIYLGFEYMETDLHNVIKRGNILKDIHRRYIMYQMLKATKYIHSGNVIHRDQKPSNVLIDSACRVKLADFGLARSVSSMYSGGEDGADPCLTDYVATRWYRAPEILIASKNYTKGIDMWSLGCILGEMLTGKPLFPGTSTVNQIERIMAALPKPSSEDIGVVCSGYGSSLIKELASANSRSASLTAQLSCAPKDASELVQQLLVFNPAKRLSAERALHHEYVSKFHREKDELILPSDVLLPLRDDKQMSVDDYRNKLYSIMAKGFQHCNEQSRKTYSSKSQIIATSTKSRSFQETSDVSKSHTNKSKLSVSADQKLRPKPKPTDRPLKEFRSDQTIGKPMKATKYFETRGHEWLDNSHGDYFQVARPNPSDIFSGEKKSLQQRRNSTSFSTITIGDGCYGNQKHGVITASALMDLRTSIR from the exons ATGAGTCAAATACAGGCAAACGCAAAACGCGACGAGAAAAAGAAGGATGTACAAAATAAAGTATCGAAAAAAAGTCCCGAAAAAAATATGTCCGAAATCGATGAACATATACTAAAGaggtttgatataaaaaaaagattgggTAAGGGGGCTTACGGCATCGTCTGGAAGGCCATCGACAGGAAGACCAAGGACGTTGtggcgataaaaaaaatattcgacgCCTTTCGCAATCAGACTGACGCGCAGAGAACTTTtcgtgaaataatatttttacagtccTTTCGTAATCATCCGAATATTGTCAAGCTGCATAGTATACACag aGCGTTAAACAACCGCGACATATACCTCGGCTTCGAATACATGGAGACTGATTTGCACAATGTCATCAAACGGGGTAACATACTGAAGGATATACATAGGAGATATATAATGTATCAGATGCTAAAGGCGACCAAATATATACACTCTGGGAATGTGATACATAGAGACCAGAAACCCAGCAATGTACTTATCGATAGTGCTTGTAG GGTGAAGTTAGCTGACTTCGGGCTCGCTCGGTCGGTGTCGTCAATGTACTCCGGCGGCGAAGACGGAGCGGACCCTTGTTTGACAGATTACGTCGCGACACGCTGGTATCGAGCACCGGAAATACTCATCGCTAGCAAAAA TTACACAAAGGGCATAGACATGTGGTCACTCGGTTGCATATTGGGCGAGATGCTGACTGGAAAGCCTTTGTTTCCCGGAACGTCTACAGTGAACCAGATCGAGAGGATCATGGCTGCGCTACCGAAGCCATCGTCTGAAG ACATTGGAGTCGTATGTAGCGGCTACGGATCATCCCTGATCAAAGAGCTGGCGTCAGCTAATTCGAGGAGTGCGTCTCTGACTGCGCAACTGTCCTGTGCCCCAAAAGATGCATCAGAACTGGTCCAACAATTGCTCGTGTTCAACCCAGCGAAGAGACTCAGCGCGGAGAGGGCCTTGCATCATGAATATGTCTCCAA attCCATCGTGAGAAAGATGAACTGATTCTACCATCAGATGTGTTGCTGCCTCTACGTGATGATAAGCAGATGTCTGTAGACGATTACAGGAATAAGCTGTACAGCATCATGGCGAAGGGGTTCCAGCATTGCAACGAACAGTCCAGGAAAACCTATTCCAG CAAGTCACAAATAATAGCAACTTCCACCAAGAGCAGGAGTTTCCAAGAGACATCTGATGTGTCGAAATCTCATACCAATAAGTCCAAGCTAAGCGTATCCGCTGACCAGAAACTCAGACCGAAACCAAAGCCGACCGACAGACCTTTGAAGGAGTTTAGATCAGACCAGACCATCGGGAAACCCATGAAGGCGACGAAGTATTTCGAGACCAGGGGTCATGAATGGCTGGACAACAGTCACGGGGATTACTTTCAAGTCGCGAGACCGAATCCATCGGATATATTCTCTGGGGAGAAGAAAAGTCTCCAGCAGAGAAGGAATTCCACGTCGTTTTCGACCATAACGATCGGTGATGGTTGCTATGGTAACCAGAAGCATGGAGTCATAACAGCAAGCGCCCTGATGGACTTGAGGACAAGTATCCGatga
- the LOC124540082 gene encoding plasminogen receptor (KT): MGNYISINLEDHYRRNEKFLQNLNEIAIERQIQLKNQMAERQRAMDLAKSRDLCLWYSGFYIAATAGLFTGFRRTKRAYFLFPLLPLTFVNLYYWDLAYGNKMHRLRMEAEHIMAHESDMLEVPCGLPTPSSIDQRRLDQEERSKIHPPLP, translated from the exons ATGGGAAATTATATTTCGATCAATTTAGAAGATCATTATAgaagaaatgaaaaatttcttcaaaatttaaatgaaattgca ATAGAAAGGCAAATTCAATTGAAGAATCAAATGGCTGAAAGACAACGGGCTATGGACTTGGCCAAAAGTCGAGACTTATGCCTCTGGTACTCAGGATTTTATATAGCTGCTACAGCTGGCTTATTTACTGG GTTTAGGAGAACGAAAAGGGCGTATTTCTTATTTCCTCTTCTTCCTCTTACATTTGTCAATCTTTATTATTGGGATCTTGCATATGGGAATAAGATGCATCGTCTTAGAA tggAAGCTGAACACATAATGGCACATGAATCTGATATGTTAGAAGTACCATGTGGTCTGCCAACACCGTCCTCCATCGATCAGCGTCGCTTGGATCAGGAGGAGAGGAGCAAGATTCATCCTCCCCTCCCATAA
- the LOC124540045 gene encoding flap endonuclease 1 has translation MGIIGLSKLIADIAPHAVKEMEIKNYFGRKVAIDASMSLYQFLIAVRSEGAQLTSVDGETTSHLMGTFYRTIRLVENGIKPVYVFDGKPPEMKSHQLNKRAERREEAEKELQKATEAGDSASIEKFNRRLVKVTKQHGEEARELLKLMGVPVVEAPCEAEAQCAALVKAGKVYAVATEDMDALTFGSNVLLRHLTFSEARKMPVQEFHLNQVLDGLELNHNEFIDLCILLGCDYCGSIRGIGPKRAIELIKQHRSIEQVLHNIDTNKYQPPEDWNFEDARRLFLNPEVTEGKDIELKWSDPDEEGLVKFLCGDKQFNEDRVRNGAKKLIKARTGSTQGRLDGFFKILSTTPNPKRKAEEQKKNVNKKAKTGSGRGRKPK, from the exons ATGGGTATTATTGGTTTATCGAAATTAATTGCAGACATTGCACCCCACGCTGTTAAAgaaatggaaattaaaaattacttcg gcaGAAAAGTTGCAATTGATGCGTCTATGAGCTTGTATCAGTTCTTAATAGCAGTGCGCAGTGAAG gaGCACAATTGACATCGGTGGACGGTGAAACCACATCACATCTAATGGGAACATTCTATAGAACTATCCGTCTCGTTGAAAATGGTATCAAACCAGTTTATGTGTTTGACGGTAAACCGCCTGAAATGAAATCTCATCAACTCAATAAAAGAGCAGAGCGGCGTGAAGAGGCTGAGAAAGAACTTCAGAAAGCAACTGAGGCTG GTGACTCAGCATCAATTGAGAAGTTTAACCGTCGTCTAGTGAAGGTGACAAAACAGCATGGTGAAGAAGCGAGAGAGCTTTTGAAATTGATGGGAGTTCCTGTGGTCGAAGCCCCGTGCGAAGCTGAGGCTCAATGCGCAGCTTTG GTGAAGGCTGGTAAAGTCTATGCAGTGGCCACAGAAGATATGGACGCATTGACCTTCGGATCGAATGTGCTCCTACGACACTTGACCTTCTCAGAAGCCAGAAAGATGCCCGTGCAAGAGTTTCACCTGAATCAAGTTCTAGATGGATTGGAACTTAATCATAATGAG ttcATTGATCTCTGCATTCTCCTCGGCTGTGATTACTGCGGCTCCATCCGAGGTATCGGACCCAAACGAGCCATTGAACTCATCAAGCAACACCGGAGCATAGAGCAAGTGTTGCACAACATTGATACTAACAAATATCAACCCCCGGAGGATTGGAATTTCGAAGACGCGAGGAGGTTATTCCTTAACCCGGAAGTTACAGAAGGGAAAGACATTGAG TTGAAGTGGTCGGATCCAGACGAGGAGGGTCTTGTTAAGTTCCTGTGCGGAGACAAACAGTTCAATGAGGATCGAGTCCGCAACGGTGCCAAGAAGTTGATAAAGGCTCGCACTGGCTCCACGCAGGGCAGACTTGATGGCTTCTTCAAG aTATTATCAACAACACCCAACCCGAAACGTAAAGcagaagaacaaaagaaaaatgtaaataagaaaGCGAAAACAGGCAGTGGCAGGGGCAGGAAACCCAAGTAG